The DNA sequence CCTGGTTGCGGCTCTGGCCACTGTTGATCAGGGTTGAGGTATAGCCCGATGCGTCGGATACCTGAGCCTGCACAATCTGGTCGCTGGTGATTTTGTTGTACACCGCCACGTCCAGTCCAACGCGGCTGTTGAACATCTTCAACTCCAGACCAACTTCAGCTTCGGCCGTCCGGCTGGGTCTGAGGGTAGCGCTTGGTACGGTGTTCGAGGTGATTATTCCCACGGGCTGGCCCTGCCCGGCGGGGTTGGGGAACAGGTTGGCCGAAACGGCGTAGAACAGGTTGTTCGAATAGGGAGCTACGTCGCCATCGCTGCCTACTTCGGCATAGGCCGCCCGCAGTTTACCGAAGTTGATGAACGATGGCATGCTGTTGAACGCCTGCGAGAACACGAAGCTACCCGTCAACGACGGATACAGGATGCTCCGGTTGGCGGGTGCCAGCGTCGAGAACCAATCGTTCCGAACCGTTCCGTTCAGGAAGAGGAAATCCTGGTATGACAATTCCAGCGCGCCGTAGAGGGAATTAACTTTCCGCTCGCTCAGCCCATAGAGGGGATCTTTCACCCGTCCATTTTGCGGTACATACAGGCCCCGGACAATGAAATCGGTCACCTGTACGCTGTTGAGGTCGCTCCGGCGGTAGAGCTGGTTGCCACCCAGGGTAAGGTCAACGCCCAGGACGCCGAACTTGCGGTTGGCACCAATCAGGAAGTCGGTGTTGAGTTCGCGGAACCGGCGGGACTCCTGCACGTAAGCGCCGTTGACGAAACCGGCGGGCGCGGCTGCCAGCGATGCCTGCCCCGTCGGGAAGTTATAGTCCTGATCGCGCGACCAGTAATCCTGCCCAACGCGGCCCTGCAGATACAGCCAGTCGGTGAAGTTGTAACGCGCTGAAATGTTGCCGAACAGGCGGTCCCGCCGGATGGTCTCGAACTTGTTGTTGAGCACAAAGTACGGGTTGGTCCGGTTCATGAACCGCGAGTAGATAAACTCGTTTCCGGTGGTTGGGTTGATCTGGTTGGCTTCCAGCACATCGAGCGGCATGGAGTTGGCCAGCGTGTAAATAACCGTTGGGGTGCTGTTGTCCTGCTGCGCGATCTGGGGCGGGTTTTTATTTAGCTCATTCGAATAGTTGATCGTACCCGTTACCGTCAGCTTGGGCGACAGGTTGTAGCTGAAGCCGAGGTTAATGGTTTTGCGGCTGAACGTATTGTTGGGCGTAATGCCTTTGTTGTCCAGATTCGACAGCGAGAGGTTAAACCCGCCCTTTTCATTACCCGACGAAACCGCAATGGAGTTGGTCCAGGTCGAGCCGTCACGGTAAAACTTGTTGATGCGGTTCCGAACGGGCTGGTACGGAACCGTTATACCCCCGAACAATACCTGGGTCTGCCCCGCAAATTTCTCCCCAAAGCTCCAGACGCCTGATGTTGGGTTAGCCGCCTGCGGCCGAACGCCGTACTCACCCTGGCCATATTCATACTGGTAGTCAGTAAAATCGAGCGGCCGGTCGGAGGTGAAGTTGCTGTTGTAGGTAACCCCGATGCCCTGGCCCGATCCTTTCGTTTTTGTCGTGATCAGGATTGCGCCGTCTTTGGCCCGTGAGCCATACAGCGCGGCAGCCGTGCCTCCTTTCAGTACGGTCATTCCTTCAATATCGTCGGGGTTGATCGACGACAGACCGTCGCCCCCGTCGGAGTAGTTGCGGTCACGGTTGCCAATCGAGTTATCACCTCCGTTGTTGCCGTTGTTCTGGCCAAAGTTCGAGTTGTCGATCGGTACACCGTTAATCACGATGAGTGGGCTGTTCTGGCCCGAGAACGACGATTGCCCGCGAATCCGGATCTTACTCGTACCGGCGGCTCCCGTACCGAGGCTGCTGATATTAACCCCGGCAATTTTACCCTGCAAGGCATTAATGAAGTTGACGGTCCGGTTGGTCGTGACCTGTTCGGGGTTGACGATGGCGGTGGCATAGCCCAGGCGTTTGGCTTCTTTCTTGATACCAAGCGCCGTTACAACCACTTCGTTCAGGTTCTGCTCGCCTTCCTGCAGCGATACGTTCAGCTGCGACTGGTTGCCGACGGCTACTTCGC is a window from the Spirosoma rigui genome containing:
- a CDS encoding SusC/RagA family TonB-linked outer membrane protein, with amino-acid sequence MKHTIRNRVCTLGTLLWIILLIGTAAHAQDRRVTGRVVSGKDQQPIPGVNVLIKNTQTGTTTDANGNFALSTGANATLVFSAIGFQGREVAVGNQSQLNVSLQEGEQNLNEVVVTALGIKKEAKRLGYATAIVNPEQVTTNRTVNFINALQGKIAGVNISSLGTGAAGTSKIRIRGQSSFSGQNSPLIVINGVPIDNSNFGQNNGNNGGDNSIGNRDRNYSDGGDGLSSINPDDIEGMTVLKGGTAAALYGSRAKDGAILITTKTKGSGQGIGVTYNSNFTSDRPLDFTDYQYEYGQGEYGVRPQAANPTSGVWSFGEKFAGQTQVLFGGITVPYQPVRNRINKFYRDGSTWTNSIAVSSGNEKGGFNLSLSNLDNKGITPNNTFSRKTINLGFSYNLSPKLTVTGTINYSNELNKNPPQIAQQDNSTPTVIYTLANSMPLDVLEANQINPTTGNEFIYSRFMNRTNPYFVLNNKFETIRRDRLFGNISARYNFTDWLYLQGRVGQDYWSRDQDYNFPTGQASLAAAPAGFVNGAYVQESRRFRELNTDFLIGANRKFGVLGVDLTLGGNQLYRRSDLNSVQVTDFIVRGLYVPQNGRVKDPLYGLSERKVNSLYGALELSYQDFLFLNGTVRNDWFSTLAPANRSILYPSLTGSFVFSQAFNSMPSFINFGKLRAAYAEVGSDGDVAPYSNNLFYAVSANLFPNPAGQGQPVGIITSNTVPSATLRPSRTAEAEVGLELKMFNSRVGLDVAVYNKITSDQIVQAQVSDASGYTSTLINSGQSRNQGIEVLLNLAPVRTRDFSWDITLNGSYNKTKLLRLLTDDDGSPEKDYNKDKQGEQIVVGTGIYVGDLRQVVGQELGQLYSFGYQRDAQGRIVHGGDGLPLRTNAPISFGSALPKYVGGITNTFNYKGLNLSVLVDFKLGGKMISGTNLNAFRHGLQKETLVGRGEADNKMVGVGVNEKGETNTVRAFVQDYYSVGRSKSLGEQVVYDAGLWKLRQISLGYDFTKFLPKSLFIKGIRLSAVANNVAIIKKWVPNIDPEQFGFSSDNLVGLESTGLPTTRSIGFNLNVKF